The Cloacibacterium sp. TD35 region AAAAAGTCTCTTATGTTTGGTTCAAAGTCATTTTTTCAGGATGTACTAATTGTTCAACATTTAATTAAAGACAATGCTGGGAATATAATAGAAAACAAAATAGTGAATGATTTGAACATATATGATATAATTAGCATTAATTATAACTACACCGCAAATATTGTTTATTTAAATTATTCTGGAGTAAACTGTCGTGTTGGTTCAGGAATGTTATTTTTCAAATTGGTGAGTTCTAATTCATTTATAACTATAAGTCAATGAGTACCATCATTACTAAAGAAAATTGTCCAGATTATACAGACGCTTCTACTACAGTGCACTTGCCACAAATTGAAAATTTAGTTTTCACAAAACAATAAAGCAAAAAATAGCAAGGAGATTTCTTTGCTATTTTTATTTTTTTTGATTAGAATTATAAGCAAATACAAATTATTAGAAGAAGAAAATGGAACAACTTCTACATCAACTTGTAAATAAAATTTTAAAATGAAAAACAAAATTATTTTATTTGTATTAGCGTTATTTTTAATACAAAATTGTTCAGCACAATTCAATGATTATAATAAGAAGTATAATGAATTATTATCTACATTGCAGAAAAGTGCTAATAATAAAAAACTTTATTATGGAAAAGAATTTTCTGAGTTTTACCAGAATTTTATAGTAAAAGATAAAATAGTGTCCTTTGGTTATGACGGTAAATATGCTAATAGTAGGAAACTCTATATTTTGCGGTTATATTTTTCAAGAATAGAAGAAAGAGGTCCTCTAATTGACAATAAGCTCCCAATTCCTATGCTTAATATTACGTTTCAAGATCAGATACCAGATGAGATAATACCCTTGACGAGGAAGTATGAAGGAATATGGAATGAAGATATGGTAAAATTCTTTTCTAAGCTTAAAATTGAAAAGATTGAATACTATGGAATAAATGGATGGGATAATAAGGATAGAATAGCTAGATAAATTAGAAAAAATATTTTCAGCAATAAAAGAATTCTAAAAACTCCTCACTTCTGTTGAGGGGTTTTTTAGTTTTCTGATTGTTTATTTGTATTTTTGGCAGACAACATACAGATTATGCAAACAACAAGCACCGTTTTAATGATAGAGCCCGTTGCATTTGGTTTTAATGCAGAAACGGCACAGAATAATTATTTTCAAGTGAATTCAGAAAATGCTGAAACACAAGGGAAAGCACTACAAGAGTTTCAAAATTTTGCAGAAAAATTAAGAAGTCATGGCATCAATGTGATGACGATTAAAGATACCGTAGAACCTCATACTCCAGATTCTATTTTCCCCAATAATTGGATTTCTATGCACCAAGATGGAAAGGTAGTGCTCTATCCTATGTGTGCGATGAACAGAAGATGGGAACGCAGAAATGATATTTTAGAAAAGCTTCAAGAGAAATTTGAAATAAAAGAAATCATCGATTTTTCGGCTCCAGAAAAAGAAGGAAAATTTTTAGAAGGAACAGGAAGCATGATTTTCGATCATGACAACAAATTAGCGTATGGTTCTGTTTCGCTGAGGTTAGACGAAAAATTGTTCAGAGAATTTTGTGAGAATTTTGGGTATACACCTGTCGTTTTTCATTCTTTTCAAACAGCTAATGGAGAAAGATTACCGATTTATCATACCAATGTGATGATGTGTGTAGCAGACCAATTTGTGGTAATTTGCCTTGATTGTATTGATGACGAAACCGAAAGAGTGAATGTAGTGAATACCATTTTAGAATCAGGAAAGGAAATTATAGAAATTTCTGAAGAACAAATGCAACAATTCGCTGGAAATATGCTTCAAGTGCAAAATGAAGATGGCAAAAAGTTTTTGGTAATGAGCGAAACCGCTTACAATTCTTTAACTCCAGAGCAAATTTCAGCTATCAAAAAGTACAATGAGATTATCTATTCTAATCTGGAAACCATAGAAATAAACGGTGGCGGAAGCGCAAGATGTATGCTTGCCGAGGTTTTCTTACCGAAGAAATAAAGTGTTTTAAAATATTTTACAAAGCTAAATCAAAAAAAAACGTCTAGAATATTCTAGACGTTTTACAATTAAAACTTAAATTAATATGATGGTTTTGTGAGATTAGTTTCCTGTTCTGTTTTTAATGTCTTTATTAGCTCCTTCTATATTTCTGGCTTTTTGAGTTTTTTGGTTTCCAAAAGTATAGGTTGCAGTAAGTGCAAGCATTCTTCTATAATCATTTTTTCTTACATTATTGTAATATCCATTGCTTTGTACATCGCTGATTTTGTACTTAGATGAAGTGCCGAACACATCATTCGCTTCGAATAAGAATGTCCAATTGTTCCAAATTTTTCTTACAGAAATATCAAGCGATTGAATAGTAGAAAGTTTACCAATCGAAATTTGCTGAGGTGCTAGATAAAAATAATTTACGCCCAAGAATAAGTCTTTTTTGCTCGAAAGTCTGATATTGTTATTCGCTTGAATATGAAATAAATTTGTAGACTTGTTTAGATTAAACGCTGGGAAAGTTTCACCTGTAATAGGGTCTGTATCTACGCTACCTTTGAAGACATTATGACCAAAAGTTGTGGTGTAATTGGCACTCCAAATTCCATTATAGAAATTCTTTTGGAATCCTAAAGTTGCACTGAATTCTTGTTTGTCGCCAAAGTTAGTTCTAATGTATCTCAAAACGGTATTTCCATTTTCTACTTTTTGTAAAGGAATTTGGTCTGATGCATCTTTTACAAGGCTAGTATTTAAAACCAAGAAATAAGTGTTTTTATACATATAGTTCAGTTCTTGATTGTAATACTGAGACGCTTTCATAAAAGGATTATTCTGTACATAATTGGTCTGAGTAAGATAAATTCTAGAAGGGTTGAGTTCCCAGAAAGAAGGTCTTCTTACACGGCTAGAGAATGAATACGTTACATTATGATTTTTATTAATGGCGTAATTTATAGAGGCATAAGGTAAAAAGCTGTTGTAATCTCTGGTAAAATGTTCGTCTTTATCTAATACACTTCCTTCGCTTTTCGTTAGTTCCAAACGAGTTCCTAATTTGGTGGAAACTTTATCATTGAAGTTTTTTTCTAGCGTAGCATATACTCCTACAATATTTTCATCATAAATAAAATGGTTAGATTGGTTATCATCAATTCCTGTTGGTGGTAAAATATTTACAAATTGAGTATCATTGTCAGTTTTGGTTTTGTTGTAACTTCCTCCTACAGAAAGAGTTAAATTCTTGTTGAATTTCTGAATGTAATCTGCCATAAAACCAAGATTATCAATTTGTTGAGGGATAGATTGGTTGAAATTGGCTAAAGTTACTCCATTTATATCACTGGTTTTATTTACATTTTCTGTCTTTTGATTGAAGTTAAGATACGCAGCATTCAGTGATAGTTTGCTTCCTAAAGTATCTGTTTTTATTTCATAATTCAGGTTGAGAGAATGGTTTGCAGAATGGTCATTTTGGTTATTTGTGGTGATGTTTTCTCTTGTAGAATTATTAGAATAATCAGTGATGATGTTTCTAAAATAAGAAGAACCGTCTTTGGTTTTATTAAGATTCAAGCTGTAAGAAATCCCTAAAATCTGTTTATCCGAAATTTCATAATCAGCATTAATATTTCCGCCTACATAAGCATTAGGATTTATGGTGTTTCCAACGGATAAATTACTAGAAGTATCTGTTCCGTTGCTCAAAGTATAGGTGTTATATTCAGACCATTTTCCTACATAAGTATTGGTGCTTACAGTAAGTTTGTCTTTTTTATAATTGAGTGAAACCGATGTGTTTGGATTGT contains the following coding sequences:
- the ctlX gene encoding citrulline utilization hydrolase CtlX, which gives rise to MQTTSTVLMIEPVAFGFNAETAQNNYFQVNSENAETQGKALQEFQNFAEKLRSHGINVMTIKDTVEPHTPDSIFPNNWISMHQDGKVVLYPMCAMNRRWERRNDILEKLQEKFEIKEIIDFSAPEKEGKFLEGTGSMIFDHDNKLAYGSVSLRLDEKLFREFCENFGYTPVVFHSFQTANGERLPIYHTNVMMCVADQFVVICLDCIDDETERVNVVNTILESGKEIIEISEEQMQQFAGNMLQVQNEDGKKFLVMSETAYNSLTPEQISAIKKYNEIIYSNLETIEINGGGSARCMLAEVFLPKK
- a CDS encoding DUF6705 family protein, giving the protein MKTLILKILIIITFIMINSCKSQEYPLNSDITQYPANSYFKDIDNKYDAFIGNWKAVYDNKTITLKISKVIKKSLMFGSKSFFQDVLIVQHLIKDNAGNIIENKIVNDLNIYDIISINYNYTANIVYLNYSGVNCRVGSGMLFFKLVSSNSFITISQ
- a CDS encoding outer membrane beta-barrel family protein, translated to MKKLLFTAALLTSLFSYSQEEKTKDIQEVKMTKKVFHKKSDRMVYDVANSPVAKGSNAFELLKETPLISTSDNASLKILGKNDAIIYINGRKSNMSAEAVLEMLKNTPSENIQKIEVITVPSSEFQVESNQGIINIVMKKKKYDGMSGTWKLEDKQGYYNNPNTSVSLNYKKDKLTVSTNTYVGKWSEYNTYTLSNGTDTSSNLSVGNTINPNAYVGGNINADYEISDKQILGISYSLNLNKTKDGSSYFRNIITDYSNNSTRENITTNNQNDHSANHSLNLNYEIKTDTLGSKLSLNAAYLNFNQKTENVNKTSDINGVTLANFNQSIPQQIDNLGFMADYIQKFNKNLTLSVGGSYNKTKTDNDTQFVNILPPTGIDDNQSNHFIYDENIVGVYATLEKNFNDKVSTKLGTRLELTKSEGSVLDKDEHFTRDYNSFLPYASINYAINKNHNVTYSFSSRVRRPSFWELNPSRIYLTQTNYVQNNPFMKASQYYNQELNYMYKNTYFLVLNTSLVKDASDQIPLQKVENGNTVLRYIRTNFGDKQEFSATLGFQKNFYNGIWSANYTTTFGHNVFKGSVDTDPITGETFPAFNLNKSTNLFHIQANNNIRLSSKKDLFLGVNYFYLAPQQISIGKLSTIQSLDISVRKIWNNWTFLFEANDVFGTSSKYKISDVQSNGYYNNVRKNDYRRMLALTATYTFGNQKTQKARNIEGANKDIKNRTGN